The DNA sequence ATTGAGACCATCTTTTGGTGTGGGGTAATCTGTTAATGTCAATTACTTGTACGTTTATCTTATGTTGGTGATTTTTATATTGGCTGTTGTCGTGATATTGGACATGTGTCTTTGTTGACGATGAGCACACTCTTGATCCTACACTGGCTCAGTCTATCGGGGTAAACACTGATAATCTACTCTCACAACTTGATTTTGGCAAGCAAGCCCTCAGTCTTGCAGAGACTTTAATAtccagataaaaaaaaaaaaaaaaaaaacaattttcatgaaaaaaaccgaaccggaccgaaatcgaaccgaaaaaaactaaaagggaaaaaaaaaaaccaaagaaaaaccgaaccgaacccacccctacccgCACCAAGGTGCAAATGCATTGTTGTTGTCTGTCATTGCAATAAAGTGTCATCTGCCTCATTTTTTAATTGaatagtatgagttattaacacttagtattacgattatttctctctctccaactcttggattaaaacataaaattttaaaacttaaaaaatttaagtttaacTCAGAAACAGTCTTTTTGTTCCAATAGTTAAGGGTTAAAATTTTAATCCGAAATTaataaagaataaatttaggccaaatttttttttttcaataactattttcaaaatcaattttatgtaaattatcaTATAAAATCACAAATTTAAAACCAACATGTCCTAATATTAATAACGATGACTTTTCACTAATCTCACTATATACGTGTATTTGCTCGTCCAAACTTTAATGATCTAGTCCGCTCAAAGTCAAAAAATTTAGATGAAAAAATGGACGGAAATCTCAGGCGTGCAATCCAAAAGGCGAAGATGCTGGTATTTTACTCCACAACATTACCTGTAAAGATTATACTTTTTTAAAACTGGAAAAAGCATCGTCTGTTTCCACAAACAGATAATAACCTATaatctattttttctttaaaaaagaagaagaagaaattaacTAAAGATTTCGCTAAAGCAGTCTATCATTTCAGAAGTCgaaaaaacacataaaagtaTTTCAATCTCTTCTGATCACCATTGTGTAATTTACAAATacaaaaaatcaaattcatAACGTACCGTATAAAATACAAGTACGTAACTCAtacattttgtttattttttgaccATTAATGTTTTACCCAATCAAGCAAACAAACCAACCACATCGCAGCACGTTGAAAAAAAGTAGaaataaaaagtgaaaaagTAAATCAGAATCAGTCTGGTTTTAATTTTAACCCCTTTTTCTTTTACCTAGAGAGAGGCAAAAGGCAGAAAAGCATAAGAAGCCGCTGAACAATTTACATGGCGAGTTACACGTTACAACCTCACAACACCGACACATCACCCACATACGCCCACTTGAAagcagaaattaattaaaaacggtATTTAAACCATCAATTAGCCGAAAGCTAGATTCTAACCacactaattaaaaattaattaaaaaaaaaaattaaaaaaaaaaaaaacctagcactctctctctctctcgctgtcTGAGCTAAGCTCAACAGCCAACTGGCGCCACGGCGGTCTGCTTGACCTTAGGCGGCCTGCCTCTGCCTCTCGGCGCACCGGTAGCCGAAGCGGGAGCTGGAGCAGAAGACGGTGTCGTTTTGGCCTTCTTGGGAGGGCGGCCACGTGGCCTTCCAGTTCCGGAATGGCTCTTGGGCTGCGGTGGGGGAGCGAAAGGGTCCCTGGGCTTCGGGGGCCTGCCGCGTGGCCTGGGCGGCGAGGAGACAGTACCAGGAGGGAGAGGGGTCTTGGCCTTGGGCGGACGGCCTCGGCCCCTCTTGGGCGGCGCGTTGGGGTCGGGCTTCATGTAGTTGTTCTTGACCAGAACGAGCTCGCCGGTGTCCTTCATCATGTTGAGGTGGTGCGCGAGGAGCGCAGCGTGAGTTTCCGGCAGATCGCCG is a window from the Malus domestica chromosome 16, GDT2T_hap1 genome containing:
- the LOC114822185 gene encoding HMG-Y-related protein B-like, which codes for MAMESSNNPLVPPPAPSLPQYPELIMAAIEALNDSNGSSKSAIAKHIESTYGDLPETHAALLAHHLNMMKDTGELVLVKNNYMKPDPNAPPKRGRGRPPKAKTPLPPGTVSSPPRPRGRPPKPRDPFAPPPQPKSHSGTGRPRGRPPKKAKTTPSSAPAPASATGAPRGRGRPPKVKQTAVAPVGC